The Chelatococcus sp. HY11 genome includes a window with the following:
- a CDS encoding phage terminase large subunit family protein, whose translation MNYQARWSEPDAEYQGFADVEDELRYAIRPEPVLTVSQWADKYRVLSTKLAAEAGNYRTDRVPFLRDVMDALSPMHTARRVVFMKSAQVGATEAGNNWLGYIMHWSPAPVMGVWPTVDTAKKVSQQRVQPLIDDCPELRAIMGDAKSRDSGNTVLAKTFPGGILVMTGANSGVGLRSMPARYAFLDEVDAYPGDVDGEGDPIALVANRTTTFGRKAKMFLVSTPTIHGESRIEREYEKSDQRRYFIPCPDCGGMQWLKWEGLQWTAGKPETARYACEHCGVLFEERHKTSFLAKGEWRATAEPVDPNSVGFHISGLYSPLGWLSWEEMAREWEEAQGDISKLKTFKNTRLGETWFEASELVDWERIYERRESWQPGTLPSGVTMITAAVDVQASPARLELHVWGWGEGLESWAIEKRVFYGPADDPKTWAGVEQALDDTWRHTSGVLMKIDLLAVDTGDQTTAVYGWISKQDQARVLAIKGRRGYEANAPVSTPTNIPFGRRKRAIRLRSITGDVFKAELYRFLIRGREEAGAYPPGYVHVPDFMDAEWCKQLVAERRVRRKTGRYEWVMDHKANEALDCRVYSRAALWTRGVASWSPERWKREREVRGLDAVPVERVQQTQPRANSFLGERRRGWLT comes from the coding sequence ATGAATTATCAAGCCCGGTGGTCCGAGCCTGATGCAGAGTACCAAGGCTTCGCCGATGTAGAGGACGAGCTTCGGTATGCCATCCGGCCGGAGCCCGTTCTAACGGTTTCGCAGTGGGCGGATAAGTACCGCGTCCTCTCGACCAAGCTGGCGGCCGAAGCCGGCAACTACCGCACCGATCGTGTGCCGTTTCTGCGTGACGTGATGGACGCGCTGTCGCCCATGCACACCGCACGGCGCGTCGTGTTCATGAAGTCGGCGCAGGTTGGCGCCACCGAGGCCGGCAACAACTGGCTCGGCTACATCATGCATTGGTCGCCGGCGCCCGTCATGGGCGTGTGGCCGACCGTCGACACCGCCAAGAAGGTTTCGCAGCAGCGTGTTCAGCCCCTGATCGATGATTGCCCCGAGTTGCGGGCGATCATGGGTGACGCCAAGTCGCGCGACAGCGGCAACACGGTGCTCGCCAAGACGTTCCCCGGCGGCATCCTCGTGATGACCGGAGCGAACTCCGGTGTTGGGCTGCGCTCAATGCCGGCGCGTTACGCCTTCCTTGACGAGGTGGATGCCTATCCGGGCGACGTCGACGGCGAAGGCGACCCGATCGCTCTTGTCGCGAACCGCACAACGACCTTCGGCCGCAAGGCCAAGATGTTTTTGGTGTCCACGCCGACGATCCACGGCGAGAGCCGGATCGAGCGTGAATATGAGAAGTCGGACCAGCGCCGCTACTTCATTCCCTGCCCAGACTGCGGCGGGATGCAGTGGCTGAAGTGGGAAGGGTTGCAGTGGACGGCAGGCAAGCCGGAGACGGCACGCTACGCTTGCGAGCATTGCGGTGTTCTGTTCGAGGAGCGCCACAAGACGTCGTTCCTGGCGAAGGGCGAGTGGCGCGCGACGGCTGAACCTGTCGATCCGAACTCGGTGGGCTTCCATATCTCGGGGCTCTATTCGCCGCTCGGGTGGCTCTCCTGGGAGGAAATGGCGCGCGAGTGGGAAGAAGCCCAAGGCGACATCTCGAAGCTCAAGACCTTCAAGAACACGCGCCTCGGTGAGACGTGGTTCGAAGCGTCCGAGCTCGTCGACTGGGAGCGGATCTACGAACGGCGCGAGAGCTGGCAGCCGGGCACGTTGCCTTCGGGCGTGACGATGATCACGGCGGCGGTCGACGTTCAGGCAAGTCCGGCGCGCCTCGAGCTCCACGTGTGGGGCTGGGGCGAGGGGCTGGAGAGTTGGGCGATCGAGAAGCGGGTCTTCTACGGCCCGGCCGACGATCCGAAGACATGGGCCGGGGTAGAGCAAGCCCTCGACGATACGTGGCGCCATACGTCCGGCGTGCTGATGAAGATCGATCTGCTCGCCGTGGACACCGGCGACCAGACGACGGCCGTCTACGGCTGGATCTCGAAGCAGGACCAGGCGCGCGTGCTGGCGATCAAGGGGCGGCGCGGCTACGAGGCTAATGCGCCCGTCTCGACGCCGACCAACATCCCGTTCGGGCGCCGCAAGCGCGCGATCCGGCTGCGGTCGATCACCGGCGACGTGTTCAAGGCGGAGCTCTACCGGTTCCTGATCCGCGGTCGTGAAGAGGCTGGAGCATACCCTCCGGGATATGTCCACGTGCCGGATTTCATGGATGCGGAATGGTGCAAGCAGCTGGTCGCTGAGCGACGGGTACGCCGCAAGACCGGTCGTTACGAGTGGGTGATGGATCACAAGGCCAACGAGGCGCTGGACTGTCGGGTCTATTCCAGAGCGGCGCTTTGGACGCGCGGCGTGGCGTCATGGTCGCCGGAGCGGTGGAAGCGGGAGCGCGAGGTCAGAGGCCTTGATGCGGTTCCGGTCGAGCGGGTGCAGCAGACGCAGCCCCGTGCCAATTCATTTTTGGGTGAGAGGCGGCGCGGATGGCTGACCTGA
- a CDS encoding phage portal protein has protein sequence MNLLDRAIEYVSPKAGLRRQRARVQSDILRRGYSATRPSRANGGWVRAGTSADAEIGAAADKLRAIQRDLNRNNPTAAKAVTAWVNNLVGPGIVPRANTGDAEQDKIVNDLWDEFSKVADADAGSDVYGLQALAAREMVEGGDALIRRRPRKARDGLPVAMQLEVLTADYFDSSVTQSPAGREVMQGIELDALNRRVAYWLYNKHPGDAYRIGRNDLKSRAVAAQEVTHLYWREAKQLRGVPWGVSAMEHLRDLADYEHAELLRKKLEACAVGVVSDLEEGTGANGEPIVGTSAIVDGTGQMVDRFEPGMFVHARGGRSVTFNQPHAVGGYYEYKRAMLRTIAAGYRLPYEILSGDLENVNYSSIRAGFLEFRRLVESLQWQVLIPLMCEPMWRWFCDVAYLEGRINSPNVPVIWTPPRFESIDPLKDVTADVMEVRAGLTSMTDAIAKRGYNADDVLASIKSWNDKIDAAEIILDTDPRRVTHTGAMQAALTLATKD, from the coding sequence ATGAACCTGCTTGATCGGGCGATCGAATACGTGTCGCCCAAGGCGGGGTTGCGGCGGCAGCGGGCGCGTGTCCAGTCGGACATTCTGCGCCGTGGCTACAGCGCGACAAGACCGAGCCGGGCAAACGGCGGCTGGGTCAGGGCGGGCACTTCAGCGGACGCAGAGATCGGCGCCGCGGCTGACAAGCTGCGGGCCATTCAGCGCGACCTCAACCGCAACAACCCGACCGCCGCCAAGGCTGTCACCGCCTGGGTGAACAACCTGGTCGGCCCCGGCATCGTGCCGCGGGCCAACACGGGCGATGCCGAACAGGACAAGATCGTCAACGATCTCTGGGACGAGTTCTCAAAGGTCGCTGATGCAGATGCCGGCTCGGATGTGTATGGCCTTCAGGCTCTGGCGGCGCGCGAGATGGTGGAGGGCGGCGACGCGCTCATCCGCCGCCGTCCTCGGAAGGCGCGCGACGGTCTGCCTGTCGCGATGCAGCTTGAGGTGCTGACGGCCGACTACTTCGACTCCTCGGTCACGCAGAGCCCGGCAGGGCGTGAGGTGATGCAGGGGATCGAGTTGGATGCCCTCAACCGCCGTGTTGCCTATTGGCTCTACAACAAGCATCCCGGCGACGCGTACCGCATTGGTCGGAACGATCTGAAGTCGCGTGCCGTCGCTGCCCAAGAGGTTACGCACCTCTATTGGCGCGAGGCCAAGCAACTCCGCGGCGTTCCGTGGGGTGTTTCAGCAATGGAGCACCTGCGAGACCTCGCCGATTACGAGCATGCGGAATTGCTTCGGAAGAAGCTGGAAGCTTGCGCCGTCGGCGTGGTTTCCGACTTGGAGGAGGGGACAGGCGCCAACGGCGAACCGATCGTCGGAACAAGCGCGATCGTTGACGGCACCGGCCAGATGGTCGATCGCTTCGAGCCCGGCATGTTCGTGCATGCCCGCGGCGGACGGTCGGTGACGTTCAACCAGCCTCATGCGGTCGGTGGGTACTATGAATACAAGCGGGCCATGCTGCGGACGATCGCGGCGGGCTACAGGCTGCCGTACGAGATCCTGTCCGGCGACCTGGAGAACGTGAACTATTCGAGCATCCGGGCCGGGTTTCTGGAGTTCCGCCGCTTGGTCGAGTCGCTACAGTGGCAGGTTTTGATCCCGCTCATGTGCGAGCCGATGTGGCGCTGGTTCTGCGACGTCGCTTATCTCGAGGGAAGGATCAACTCGCCGAATGTTCCGGTGATCTGGACGCCGCCTCGATTTGAGTCGATCGACCCGCTCAAGGATGTCACCGCTGATGTCATGGAAGTGCGCGCCGGCCTGACGAGCATGACCGATGCCATCGCGAAACGCGGTTACAACGCCGACGACGTGCTGGCCTCAATCAAGTCGTGGAACGACAAGATCGACGCCGCTGAGATCATCCTCGACACCGATCCCCGCAGGGTCACCCACACGGGCGCGATGCAAGCCGCACTGACGCTGGCGACGAAGGACTAA
- a CDS encoding prohead protease/major capsid protein fusion protein, protein MHNTIELPRQVRGAEVRAQSFNEEANTIDIVWTTGARVRRYSWSDGPYDEELEVSASAVRLERLNAGAPFLNTHDSWSLENVIGNVVPGTARIENGLGVAKVQLSKREDAAGIVQDIRDGVIRNISVGYRIHRVLKEESDDTQPALFRVTDWEPLEISAVPIPADPGAQIRSDAGTNTVIIERSGASLEGASMADQNTAAEATRGNDTPVAPVVEQRDVAAEQARIDAAVAERVEQAISDEAERVAKITELAARARMPEFGADHVRKRTSLANFRVALLDAIADRDDGETAPRASVGEEHHEKRAALMQSALLHRADPAAPLADGAREYRGFSLMDMAREALEVRGIRTRGMSRNEIAGAALAQRSGYGSTSDFPIILGNVVNTTLRAGYEAAGQTFRPLVREVTVSDFKAVNRAQLGEGPAFDKVNESGEYKRGSLAEGKESYKIATYGKVIAITRQVIVNDDMNAFGRIPQLMGGAAAQLESDLVWAQILGNPTMGDGTALFHANHGNLPTAAAFDIAPLGLARAAMAKQTGLDGKTVLNIRPMYLIVPVALETTAEQKLKSVFYPDTSAGVATNSMKKLEIIVEARLDNGIAKGAATPSNIAGSATAWYLAASPAQIDTVELAYLEGNRGLYIESRQGFEVDGLEVKARLDVGAKTMEHRGLLKNAGA, encoded by the coding sequence ATGCACAACACGATCGAGCTGCCCCGCCAGGTGCGGGGCGCCGAGGTGCGCGCGCAGAGCTTCAACGAAGAGGCGAACACGATCGATATCGTGTGGACCACTGGAGCTCGGGTGCGTCGCTACTCGTGGTCGGACGGGCCGTATGACGAGGAGCTTGAAGTCTCCGCGTCGGCCGTCCGGCTGGAGCGCCTGAATGCGGGCGCTCCCTTCCTGAACACGCACGATAGCTGGTCTTTGGAGAATGTGATCGGGAACGTCGTCCCCGGCACGGCTCGTATTGAGAATGGGCTTGGCGTTGCCAAGGTCCAACTCAGTAAGCGCGAAGACGCGGCCGGCATTGTTCAGGACATTCGAGACGGTGTGATCCGCAACATCTCCGTTGGCTACCGGATTCACCGCGTTCTGAAAGAAGAGAGCGACGATACTCAACCCGCTCTGTTCCGCGTGACTGACTGGGAGCCGCTGGAAATCTCCGCGGTGCCAATTCCCGCCGACCCAGGCGCGCAGATTCGCTCTGACGCCGGCACGAACACTGTGATCATCGAGCGCTCCGGCGCTTCTCTTGAGGGAGCCTCTATGGCTGACCAAAATACCGCCGCAGAGGCCACTCGCGGCAACGACACTCCCGTCGCTCCGGTTGTTGAGCAGCGGGACGTAGCGGCCGAGCAGGCCCGCATTGACGCGGCTGTTGCAGAACGCGTCGAGCAGGCCATCTCTGACGAGGCCGAGCGCGTTGCCAAGATCACTGAGCTTGCGGCTCGTGCCCGCATGCCTGAGTTCGGCGCGGATCACGTTCGCAAGCGCACTAGCCTGGCGAACTTCCGCGTGGCCTTGCTCGATGCGATCGCCGATCGCGACGATGGTGAGACGGCGCCGCGCGCGAGTGTTGGCGAGGAGCACCATGAGAAGCGCGCAGCGCTGATGCAGTCCGCGCTGCTCCACCGTGCCGACCCCGCGGCGCCGTTGGCCGATGGCGCGCGTGAGTATCGCGGCTTTTCGCTGATGGACATGGCCCGCGAGGCGCTCGAGGTTCGTGGCATTCGCACCCGCGGCATGTCGCGTAACGAGATCGCCGGCGCGGCGCTTGCGCAGCGCTCCGGTTACGGCTCGACCTCGGACTTCCCGATCATCCTCGGCAACGTCGTGAACACGACCCTGCGCGCCGGCTATGAGGCGGCGGGCCAGACCTTCCGGCCGCTTGTCCGCGAAGTCACCGTTTCCGACTTCAAGGCGGTGAACCGGGCGCAGCTCGGCGAGGGTCCGGCCTTCGACAAGGTCAACGAGAGCGGCGAGTACAAGCGCGGGTCTCTGGCCGAGGGTAAGGAATCGTACAAGATCGCGACCTACGGCAAGGTGATCGCGATCACCCGCCAGGTCATTGTCAACGATGACATGAATGCCTTCGGGCGCATTCCGCAGCTTATGGGCGGCGCCGCTGCCCAGCTTGAGAGTGACCTCGTTTGGGCGCAGATCCTTGGCAACCCGACCATGGGCGATGGGACCGCGCTGTTCCATGCGAACCACGGCAACCTGCCCACGGCCGCGGCCTTCGACATTGCGCCGCTGGGCCTTGCCCGTGCGGCGATGGCGAAGCAGACCGGTCTTGACGGCAAAACCGTTCTGAACATCCGCCCGATGTATCTGATCGTCCCGGTGGCTCTGGAGACGACTGCGGAGCAGAAGCTCAAGTCCGTGTTCTATCCGGATACCTCCGCCGGCGTGGCAACCAACTCGATGAAGAAGCTTGAGATCATTGTCGAGGCTCGCCTCGACAATGGTATCGCCAAGGGCGCGGCCACCCCGAGCAACATCGCGGGCTCCGCGACCGCCTGGTATCTGGCGGCTTCGCCAGCCCAGATCGACACTGTTGAGCTTGCCTATCTCGAGGGCAATCGCGGTCTCTATATCGAGAGCCGCCAGGGCTTCGAGGTCGATGGCCTCGAGGTGAAGGCCCGCCTTGATGTCGGTGCCAAGACAATGGAACACCGCGGCTTGCTCAAGAACGCTGGCGCGTAA
- a CDS encoding DUF2190 family protein, whose amino-acid sequence MKNYIQPGDTLTLPAPYAVASGDGALVGTLFGVATGTYANAEEGEFKTNGVFDLKKKASQAWTVGAAIYWDNTNKEATTTSTDNTKIGVALVAVGSGAGELVGRVRLNGAF is encoded by the coding sequence ATGAAGAACTACATCCAGCCGGGCGACACCCTGACGTTGCCGGCACCCTACGCGGTGGCCTCCGGCGACGGCGCCCTGGTCGGCACGCTTTTTGGCGTCGCCACCGGAACCTACGCCAACGCCGAAGAGGGCGAGTTCAAGACGAACGGCGTCTTCGACCTGAAAAAGAAGGCCTCGCAGGCCTGGACGGTCGGCGCGGCCATCTACTGGGACAATACGAACAAGGAAGCCACAACAACCTCGACCGACAACACCAAGATCGGTGTTGCACTGGTCGCCGTAGGCAGCGGCGCCGGCGAGCTCGTCGGTCGCGTCCGCCTGAACGGCGCGTTCTGA